In Methylocystis echinoides, one genomic interval encodes:
- a CDS encoding cystathionine gamma-synthase family protein yields the protein MATPRYHKSKIGEHELQAETLMLSYGYDPSLSEGSVKPPVFLTSTFVFETAEQGRDFFDYMAGRQPLPADAPPGLVYSRFNHPNLEIVEDRLAIHEKAEAGLVFASGMAAIATLMFAYVRPGEFVLHSRPLYGGTEVLIARTLAPLGVKGVGFTDGLDAENIRAAAKRASAEGRIAIIFIETPSNPMNSLVDIALVRQIAEEIGHRQGVRPIVCCDNTLLGPVFQSPLAHGADLSLYSLTKYVGGHSDLIGGAIIGSAANLKPVRTMRSAIGTQLDPHSCWMLTRSLETLSLRMERAATNAAIVARFLSEHPKVARVHYPPLLANDHPARQLMARQSKSAGSTFSFDVAGGQAEAFAFLNRLQIFKLAVSLGGTESLICHPATTVHSGLSEEARREIGITPSLIRMSIGIEHANDLLADITQAFG from the coding sequence ATGGCCACTCCGCGTTATCACAAGTCCAAGATTGGCGAGCATGAGCTGCAGGCCGAAACGTTGATGCTCAGCTATGGCTACGACCCGAGCCTCTCCGAGGGGTCGGTCAAGCCGCCGGTGTTTCTCACCTCGACGTTCGTCTTCGAGACGGCCGAGCAGGGTCGCGACTTTTTCGATTATATGGCCGGGCGGCAGCCGCTTCCCGCCGACGCGCCGCCTGGACTCGTCTATTCGCGCTTCAATCATCCCAATCTCGAAATCGTCGAGGATCGCCTCGCCATCCACGAGAAGGCCGAGGCGGGGCTTGTCTTCGCCTCCGGCATGGCGGCGATCGCCACGCTGATGTTCGCCTATGTGCGGCCGGGCGAGTTTGTCCTGCACAGCCGGCCGCTTTATGGCGGCACGGAAGTTCTTATCGCCAGAACGCTCGCGCCTCTGGGCGTCAAGGGCGTGGGTTTCACCGACGGGCTCGACGCGGAAAATATCCGCGCCGCGGCGAAACGCGCCAGCGCCGAAGGCCGCATCGCCATCATTTTCATCGAGACGCCCTCAAACCCGATGAACAGTCTGGTCGACATCGCGCTCGTGCGTCAGATCGCCGAGGAGATCGGACATCGTCAGGGCGTGCGGCCGATCGTCTGCTGCGACAATACGCTTCTCGGGCCCGTGTTCCAGTCGCCGCTGGCGCATGGCGCCGATCTGTCGCTCTATTCCCTCACCAAATATGTCGGGGGTCACAGTGATCTCATTGGCGGCGCAATCATCGGTTCGGCCGCCAATCTCAAGCCCGTGCGCACCATGCGCAGCGCCATCGGCACGCAGCTCGATCCGCACTCCTGCTGGATGCTGACGCGCTCCCTCGAGACGCTATCGCTGCGCATGGAGCGTGCGGCGACCAACGCCGCAATCGTGGCGCGTTTCTTGTCGGAACATCCTAAAGTCGCCCGCGTGCATTACCCGCCTCTCCTGGCAAACGACCACCCGGCCCGTCAGCTGATGGCGCGCCAATCCAAGTCGGCGGGATCGACTTTCTCGTTCGACGTCGCCGGCGGCCAGGCGGAAGCTTTCGCCTTTCTCAACCGTCTGCAAATCTTCAAGCTCGCCGTCAGCCTCGGCGGCACGGAGTCGCTCATCTGCCATCCCGCGACAACCGTCCATTCCGGCTTGAGCGAGGAGGCGCGGCGCGAGATCGGGATTACGCCGTCGCTCATACGCATGTCGATCGGCATAGAGCACGCCAATGATCTCCTTGCAGATATCACGCAGGCGTTCGGATAG
- a CDS encoding erythromycin esterase family protein: MAALNRESIRSAVTHALIGESESLPPPERADAFGRFFAKFGDARVVLLGEATHGTSEFYRARAAITRELVAHHGFAIVAVEADWPDAARIDRYVRHHAPKDDSAEAFARFPTWMWRNVEVMDFLNWLRDHNARRPAESRVSFHGLDVYSLGASIGAVVDYLDQVDPEAAKAARRRYACLTPWQDAPAIYGRAVLRGQQKPCEDEATEQLIDLLSRRLDYMRSDGEAFFDAAQNARVVRAAEEYYRLMYRGSRESWNLRDRHMFNTLQALLKHRGPGAKAVVWAHNSHIGNAAATAMGWAGEFNIGELCRTAFGDDAALIGFGTDRGSVAAASDWDHPMEIKTVLPAREDSYEYAFRRSGLQRSLTNWREPRKRSLAEVLSEPMLERAIGVVYRPDTEFLSHYFEAVLAEQFDAYVWFEETQAVTPLPGGRPHEAPDTYPFGL, encoded by the coding sequence ATGGCCGCCTTGAACCGTGAAAGCATCCGCTCGGCCGTGACGCATGCCCTCATCGGCGAGAGCGAGTCTCTCCCACCCCCGGAGCGCGCCGACGCCTTCGGACGATTCTTCGCAAAATTCGGCGACGCCCGCGTCGTGCTGCTCGGCGAGGCGACGCATGGCACTTCGGAGTTCTACCGGGCGCGCGCGGCCATTACGCGTGAACTGGTTGCGCACCACGGCTTCGCCATCGTCGCCGTCGAAGCCGACTGGCCAGACGCGGCGAGGATCGACCGCTATGTGCGCCATCATGCGCCGAAAGACGATTCCGCCGAGGCCTTCGCCCGCTTCCCGACCTGGATGTGGCGCAATGTCGAAGTCATGGACTTTCTCAACTGGCTGCGCGACCACAATGCGCGACGCCCGGCCGAAAGCCGCGTCTCTTTCCACGGTCTCGACGTTTACAGCCTCGGCGCCTCGATCGGCGCCGTCGTCGACTATCTCGATCAGGTCGATCCCGAGGCGGCGAAGGCCGCCCGACGACGCTACGCCTGCCTCACGCCATGGCAGGACGCGCCCGCCATTTACGGGCGCGCCGTCCTGCGGGGTCAGCAAAAGCCCTGCGAGGACGAAGCGACCGAGCAGCTTATCGACCTGCTCTCCAGGCGGCTCGATTACATGCGAAGCGACGGCGAAGCGTTTTTCGACGCCGCGCAGAACGCAAGAGTCGTGCGCGCCGCGGAAGAATATTATCGGCTCATGTATCGCGGATCGCGTGAATCCTGGAACTTGCGCGACAGGCACATGTTCAACACGCTCCAGGCGCTGCTGAAGCATCGCGGACCCGGCGCGAAAGCCGTCGTCTGGGCGCATAATTCCCATATTGGCAATGCAGCGGCGACCGCGATGGGCTGGGCGGGGGAATTCAACATTGGCGAACTCTGCCGCACGGCGTTCGGCGACGACGCCGCGCTCATCGGCTTCGGCACGGATCGCGGCTCGGTCGCCGCGGCGTCGGACTGGGACCATCCGATGGAAATCAAGACCGTGCTGCCGGCGCGCGAAGATAGTTACGAATACGCGTTTCGCAGGAGCGGACTCCAACGATCGCTCACCAATTGGCGCGAGCCGCGCAAACGCTCTCTCGCGGAGGTCTTGAGCGAACCTATGCTAGAGCGCGCGATCGGCGTCGTCTACCGTCCGGATACGGAGTTCCTCAGCCATTACTTCGAGGCTGTTCTGGCAGAACAGTTCGACGCCTATGTCTGGTTCGAAGAGACGCAGGCCGTGACGCCGCTGCCGGGCGGTCGACCCCATGAAGCGCCCGATACTTATCCTTTTGGCCTATGA
- a CDS encoding ABC transporter permease — translation MDSLDLDQVVDEIIPRGDQNSKNLRPVDLALRQSLHGGDEADAALALVSEAAEAIRKLEEQSAQAVARAHNAANTVMEKLERTVARAERAEAGLRQAEAEINELTASAMQAHKDLEMLQSLLASREADLAAMEQRAASAEKRADEANASIQRIVTAIRTQLPVAASLGDGQGAD, via the coding sequence ATGGACTCGCTGGATCTCGATCAGGTCGTCGACGAAATCATTCCGAGAGGCGATCAAAACTCGAAAAACCTGCGTCCGGTCGATTTGGCTCTCCGCCAGTCATTGCACGGCGGCGACGAGGCCGACGCGGCGCTTGCGCTCGTTTCCGAAGCGGCCGAGGCGATCCGCAAGCTCGAGGAGCAATCCGCTCAGGCGGTCGCGCGCGCGCATAACGCCGCCAATACGGTGATGGAGAAATTGGAGCGCACGGTCGCGCGCGCCGAGCGCGCCGAGGCGGGGTTGCGCCAGGCCGAGGCGGAGATCAACGAACTTACCGCGAGCGCCATGCAGGCGCACAAGGATCTCGAGATGCTGCAATCGCTGCTGGCGTCCAGGGAAGCCGATCTTGCGGCGATGGAGCAGCGCGCGGCGTCCGCAGAAAAGCGCGCCGATGAGGCCAACGCCTCCATTCAGCGCATCGTCACCGCGATCCGCACGCAGCTTCCCGTCGCCGCCAGCCTCGGCGACGGCCAGGGCGCTGACTGA
- the hrcA gene encoding heat-inducible transcriptional repressor HrcA: MIRQSPIIPPAANLALLTERSREIFRQLVDSYLATGEPVGSRQLSRLLPMTLSPASVRNVMQDLEELGLIYAPHTSAGRLPTELGLRFFVDSMLQIGDLADAERVRIQAGVEAASKDRDFEGVLAEATSLLSGLTRVAGVVAATKENVRLKQIDFVRLEPERALAILVADDGTVENRVIPVSRDLPASALVEAANYLNARITGRTLAEAREGIEASRRAAQTELDELTARLVEAGLASWAGASGESRQLIVRGQAHLLEDLTAAADLERVRLLFADLETKTGVIDLLERAEQGEGVRIFIGSENKLFSLSGSSLVAAPLRDSERRIIGALGVIGPTRLNYARIVPMVDYTAKIVARVVGGA; this comes from the coding sequence ATGATCCGACAGTCGCCGATCATCCCGCCCGCGGCCAATCTGGCGTTGCTCACCGAGCGCTCGCGCGAGATTTTCAGACAGCTCGTCGACAGCTATCTCGCGACCGGCGAGCCCGTCGGCTCCCGGCAATTGTCGCGTCTGCTGCCGATGACCCTCTCGCCCGCCTCTGTCCGCAACGTCATGCAGGACCTCGAGGAGCTGGGCCTGATCTATGCGCCGCACACCAGCGCCGGCCGTCTTCCAACCGAGCTCGGGCTTCGCTTTTTCGTCGATTCCATGCTCCAGATCGGCGACCTCGCCGACGCCGAGCGGGTCCGCATCCAGGCCGGTGTCGAGGCCGCCTCCAAGGATCGTGATTTCGAGGGCGTGCTGGCGGAGGCGACGAGCCTGCTTTCGGGCCTTACCCGGGTCGCCGGCGTCGTCGCCGCCACCAAGGAGAATGTGCGCCTCAAGCAGATCGATTTCGTCAGGCTCGAGCCGGAGCGGGCGCTCGCAATTCTCGTGGCCGACGACGGCACGGTGGAAAACCGCGTCATTCCGGTGTCGCGGGACCTTCCGGCGTCGGCTCTCGTGGAGGCCGCCAATTATCTCAACGCCCGCATCACCGGGCGCACGCTGGCCGAGGCGCGCGAAGGCATAGAGGCGTCGCGCCGCGCCGCACAGACTGAGCTCGACGAATTGACGGCCCGGCTCGTCGAGGCGGGGCTTGCGAGCTGGGCCGGCGCATCCGGCGAAAGCCGCCAGTTGATTGTGCGCGGACAGGCGCATCTCCTCGAGGATCTCACCGCCGCCGCCGATCTCGAACGCGTGCGCCTCCTCTTCGCCGATCTCGAAACCAAGACGGGCGTGATCGACCTTCTGGAGCGCGCCGAACAGGGCGAAGGCGTTCGCATCTTCATCGGCTCCGAGAACAAACTCTTCTCCTTGTCGGGCTCTTCTCTGGTGGCGGCGCCGCTTCGCGACAGCGAGCGTCGCATCATCGGCGCCCTCGGCGTGATCGGGCCGACGCGACTCAATTATGCGCGCATCGTGCCGATGGTGGATTACACGGCGAAGATCGTCGCCCGCGTGGTGGGCGGCGCCTGA
- a CDS encoding outer membrane beta-barrel protein: MTFKATVFGAIASLVAVGAAVAADLPSYKAPPPPPPPAVFDWTGYHFGVSGAWGGGSAGYNSNISALGFGGIAGWTNVQSSYDTSGYLVGFQSGSTWQLPNNVVVGYESEFNYADVNSNNGGVWGDTLRSNLRWFGAERLRFGYAFGRLLPYITGGLAYGQLHTTGVYSFAGIPFPTSVSHWQAGWTVGAGLEYAVLNNISVKAEYLYTSLQGNFGSSFGPQAYRTFVGSGFDTHIARIGINYNIKNFGALIGMPNLGL, encoded by the coding sequence ATGACTTTCAAGGCTACGGTTTTTGGCGCGATCGCGTCGCTTGTCGCCGTCGGCGCCGCTGTCGCCGCGGATCTGCCCAGCTACAAGGCTCCCCCGCCGCCCCCGCCGCCGGCGGTGTTCGATTGGACGGGCTACCACTTCGGCGTGAGCGGCGCCTGGGGCGGCGGCTCCGCCGGCTACAATTCCAATATCTCCGCGCTTGGCTTCGGCGGCATCGCCGGATGGACGAACGTTCAGTCGTCCTATGACACGAGCGGCTATCTCGTCGGCTTCCAGAGCGGTTCGACCTGGCAGCTCCCCAACAATGTGGTTGTGGGCTACGAGTCGGAGTTCAACTACGCGGACGTGAACTCCAATAACGGCGGCGTATGGGGCGACACGCTGCGCAGCAATCTGCGCTGGTTCGGCGCCGAGCGCCTGCGTTTCGGCTACGCCTTCGGCCGTCTGCTGCCCTATATCACGGGCGGCCTCGCCTATGGCCAGTTGCACACCACTGGCGTTTACAGCTTCGCGGGCATTCCCTTCCCGACCTCGGTCAGCCATTGGCAGGCCGGCTGGACGGTGGGCGCGGGTCTCGAATACGCCGTTCTCAACAATATCAGCGTGAAGGCCGAATATCTCTATACGAGCCTCCAGGGCAACTTCGGCTCGAGCTTCGGCCCGCAGGCCTATCGCACCTTCGTCGGCTCGGGCTTCGACACGCATATCGCCCGCATCGGCATCAATTACAACATCAAGAACTTCGGCGCTCTGATCGGCATGCCCAACCTGGGGCTGTAA
- a CDS encoding glycosyltransferase, with amino-acid sequence MSGSPLAGRRVALLHPAWHSCGTYRVVLGQIAAYRALGAEASPIAISTDPGFLPQRRWLWRSFLTATPELDGSPRHLGGAPLHVLFEPGFFGGVVWPYLHGDQAAIRLGLVSRARFSPGVEEAEYDLVHCNHFFLMPAARRLARGRAPILLDTHDLQARQFALINERMPWLRPRVTYEEMLAQELAAMRGADLLLHLNAREAEEFRGLLPKKRHALLYPPTPPAPTGPGGPDIVIVSSDNTANVESLIWFLREVAPRAPGVEVKIAGSVADGVRARAGELYAAYKNWFLGRVAEPGAVYAGARLVLLPTIGGTGLSIKTVEAMSSGLPLIATPQALRGMDDAALALPGVTIVETAEAFAAALRAAAVAPPPSDSQRASSAARAYYERRFSLAAYRAGLQALAAPLMAAVS; translated from the coding sequence ATGAGCGGCTCCCCGCTCGCCGGCCGGCGCGTCGCGCTTCTGCATCCGGCCTGGCACTCCTGCGGCACCTATCGCGTCGTGCTCGGTCAGATCGCCGCCTATCGCGCCCTCGGCGCCGAGGCGTCGCCCATCGCGATCAGCACCGATCCGGGGTTCCTCCCGCAACGGCGCTGGCTATGGCGTTCCTTTCTGACCGCTACCCCCGAGCTCGACGGGAGCCCCCGCCATCTCGGCGGCGCGCCGCTGCATGTTCTCTTCGAGCCAGGCTTTTTCGGAGGAGTCGTCTGGCCCTATCTGCATGGCGACCAGGCGGCGATCCGCCTCGGGCTCGTCTCCCGCGCGCGGTTCTCGCCGGGGGTCGAGGAGGCGGAATATGACCTTGTCCACTGCAACCATTTCTTTCTGATGCCGGCGGCGCGGCGCCTCGCCCGCGGTCGCGCGCCGATCCTTTTGGACACCCACGACCTTCAGGCGCGGCAATTCGCGCTGATCAATGAGCGCATGCCCTGGTTGCGCCCGCGCGTGACCTATGAGGAGATGCTGGCGCAGGAGCTCGCCGCCATGCGCGGCGCCGACCTTCTCCTGCATCTCAATGCGCGGGAGGCGGAGGAATTTCGCGGCCTTCTGCCCAAGAAGCGACACGCGCTGCTCTATCCGCCGACGCCGCCGGCGCCCACCGGACCGGGCGGGCCGGACATTGTAATCGTTTCGAGCGACAATACGGCCAATGTCGAGAGCCTCATTTGGTTCCTGCGCGAGGTGGCCCCCCGGGCGCCGGGCGTCGAAGTGAAGATCGCCGGCAGCGTCGCCGATGGCGTCAGGGCGCGGGCCGGCGAGCTTTATGCGGCTTACAAGAACTGGTTTCTCGGACGCGTCGCGGAGCCCGGCGCCGTCTACGCCGGCGCCCGGCTGGTTCTGCTGCCCACGATCGGCGGCACCGGCCTTTCCATCAAGACGGTCGAAGCCATGTCTAGCGGCCTGCCGCTGATCGCGACGCCGCAGGCCTTGCGGGGCATGGACGACGCAGCGCTGGCGCTCCCGGGCGTCACGATCGTCGAGACGGCCGAAGCTTTCGCCGCCGCGCTCAGGGCCGCCGCGGTCGCGCCGCCCCCTTCCGATTCGCAGCGCGCCTCGAGCGCGGCCAGGGCCTATTACGAGAGGCGTTTTTCGCTCGCCGCCTATCGGGCGGGGCTGCAAGCCCTGGCTGCGCCGCTGATGGCGGCCGTCTCGTAA
- a CDS encoding glycosyltransferase, whose product MVEISEAPPGDAPPLGRPLLGKTVAVVHAAWHSCGSYQVNVSQIAAYRALGARVLSIAMMDDIGAPPLKGGRWPSYVAATQGVGADRRFYSGAPVSALAGRLLIDGWWRLIHGDQASWLVELAKRAPLPEGFADESVDLIHANHYFTLPFVETLKQGRRIPVLLETQDIQARQYALRNKGGFFIPPYATYDDMLKIELDWMRRADLCVHLNEEEDRDFRRLLPEARHRLIYPAVPEAPRARGRDIIIVASDNYANYLSLRWFLENVAPRAAGAKVAIYGNVDGGVKRRDPALYESHRPLFKGRVEDIGAVYANAGCVLLPTVEGHGLSIKAVEALSCGAPLVATPLAFRGMNIEPAALSNVALAGDAAQFAQYWQEAQARADRGETPPLASDTRRLYEEAFSPQAYARTLAAALDTITA is encoded by the coding sequence TTGGTCGAGATTTCCGAGGCGCCGCCGGGCGATGCGCCGCCCCTCGGCAGGCCGCTTTTGGGAAAAACGGTCGCCGTCGTGCATGCCGCCTGGCACAGTTGCGGCAGTTATCAGGTCAATGTCAGCCAGATCGCCGCCTATCGGGCGCTCGGGGCGCGCGTCCTCTCGATCGCCATGATGGACGACATTGGGGCCCCGCCGCTGAAGGGCGGCCGCTGGCCGTCCTATGTCGCCGCGACGCAGGGCGTCGGCGCCGACCGGCGGTTTTATTCCGGCGCGCCCGTTTCCGCGCTCGCGGGGCGGCTGCTGATCGACGGCTGGTGGCGGCTCATCCATGGCGATCAGGCGAGCTGGCTCGTTGAACTCGCCAAGCGCGCGCCTTTGCCGGAGGGTTTCGCGGACGAGTCGGTCGACCTCATCCACGCCAATCATTATTTCACGCTTCCCTTTGTCGAAACTTTGAAGCAGGGCCGCCGGATTCCAGTGCTGCTGGAGACGCAGGACATTCAGGCGCGCCAATATGCGCTGCGCAACAAGGGCGGTTTCTTCATCCCGCCCTATGCGACCTATGACGACATGTTGAAGATCGAACTCGATTGGATGCGCCGCGCCGATCTCTGCGTGCATCTCAATGAGGAGGAGGACCGCGACTTCCGTCGACTGCTGCCGGAGGCGAGGCATCGGCTCATCTATCCCGCCGTGCCGGAGGCGCCGCGCGCGCGCGGGCGCGACATCATCATCGTCGCGAGCGACAATTACGCCAACTATCTGAGTCTACGCTGGTTTCTTGAGAATGTCGCGCCGCGCGCGGCGGGCGCCAAAGTCGCCATATACGGAAACGTCGACGGCGGCGTGAAGCGCCGCGATCCGGCGCTCTACGAGTCGCACCGCCCGCTGTTCAAGGGCCGCGTCGAGGATATCGGGGCCGTCTACGCCAACGCCGGCTGCGTGCTGTTGCCGACGGTTGAAGGGCATGGCCTGTCGATCAAGGCCGTGGAGGCGCTTTCCTGCGGGGCGCCGCTGGTGGCGACGCCGCTCGCTTTCCGCGGCATGAATATCGAACCTGCGGCGCTTTCCAACGTCGCGCTCGCCGGGGACGCCGCGCAATTCGCCCAATATTGGCAAGAGGCGCAGGCGCGCGCGGATCGAGGCGAAACGCCGCCGCTCGCAAGCGATACGCGGCGCCTCTACGAGGAGGCGTTCAGCCCGCAGGCCTATGCGCGCACGCTCGCCGCGGCGCTTGACACGATCACGGCATGA
- a CDS encoding LptF/LptG family permease: protein MPRLLFSYLLKRVGFSVLVVQLALSVPVVLSYLLYQLPPAAVRGGLVIPALVGVTPTVAFVTLPMAIGVAAALEFSRMASEGMIAVMYALRLSPWAICRPALSLAAVIVFLGYVLANFVAPHYASNMQDVLNVVRNSLNHRMLDAARFYSFSSGGKTLYIERWITPDIAANLFLRQLSVEKMQEETITAARAEFRRNEAGVIIALSNGSIQTRSITGGEVRIANFDEYAMALPMQGNGALPDRGWRGVYELPGLAFLANRTTAKADPRQYGEWMAEAAKRFGVPALALAHTLLAIALTLAFGNITGRRGASGSLPIVAVPAAHIVYLVALESLLRVNAWFALLLLALLAAEIFVSLWLIARLSYSQRPRRVEDFSTAPGYAAPIA, encoded by the coding sequence ATGCCCCGCCTGCTGTTTTCCTATCTTCTCAAGCGCGTTGGCTTCTCCGTGCTCGTCGTGCAGCTCGCGCTCTCGGTTCCGGTCGTTCTGTCTTATCTTTTGTATCAGCTGCCGCCGGCCGCCGTGCGCGGCGGGCTCGTCATACCGGCCCTCGTCGGCGTGACGCCGACGGTGGCTTTCGTCACTTTGCCCATGGCCATCGGCGTCGCCGCCGCGCTGGAATTCTCGCGCATGGCGAGCGAGGGCATGATCGCCGTGATGTACGCGTTGCGCCTGTCGCCCTGGGCGATCTGCCGGCCGGCGTTGAGCCTCGCCGCGGTCATCGTCTTCCTCGGCTATGTCCTCGCAAATTTCGTCGCGCCGCATTATGCGAGCAATATGCAGGACGTGCTCAATGTCGTGCGCAATTCGCTCAACCATCGCATGCTCGACGCGGCGCGGTTCTACAGCTTCTCTTCCGGCGGCAAGACTCTCTATATCGAACGTTGGATCACGCCCGACATCGCGGCCAACCTCTTCCTGCGGCAGCTCTCGGTCGAGAAAATGCAGGAAGAAACGATCACCGCGGCGCGCGCGGAATTCCGCCGCAACGAGGCCGGCGTCATCATCGCGCTTTCGAACGGCAGCATTCAGACCCGCTCGATCACCGGCGGCGAGGTGCGCATCGCCAACTTCGACGAATACGCCATGGCGCTCCCGATGCAGGGCAACGGCGCGCTTCCCGACCGCGGCTGGCGCGGCGTTTACGAACTCCCCGGCCTCGCCTTCCTCGCCAATCGCACGACGGCGAAAGCCGACCCCCGACAATATGGCGAGTGGATGGCGGAGGCCGCCAAGCGGTTCGGCGTGCCGGCGCTCGCTCTTGCCCACACGCTTCTGGCCATCGCGCTGACGCTCGCCTTCGGCAATATCACCGGGCGGCGCGGCGCGTCGGGCAGTCTCCCGATCGTCGCCGTCCCGGCGGCGCATATCGTCTATCTCGTGGCGCTGGAATCGCTGCTGCGCGTGAACGCCTGGTTCGCGCTTCTCCTTCTGGCCTTGCTCGCTGCGGAAATTTTCGTTTCGCTCTGGCTCATCGCGCGGCTGAGTTACAGCCAGAGGCCAAGGCGCGTCGAAGACTTCTCGACGGCGCCGGGCTACGCCGCGCCGATCGCCTGA
- a CDS encoding phosphopantetheine-binding protein: protein MFATIQRLIEEEMSLDVPAAQLTPSADLYALGMTSFDAARLMVAIERAFKVDFPPDAMRRETMASIVAIALAVLSLWQAEMDRPDSRKAA from the coding sequence ATGTTCGCAACGATTCAGCGCTTGATCGAGGAAGAGATGAGCCTAGACGTTCCGGCGGCGCAGCTGACCCCGAGCGCCGATCTTTACGCCCTCGGCATGACGTCTTTCGATGCGGCGCGTTTGATGGTCGCGATCGAGCGCGCGTTCAAGGTCGATTTCCCGCCCGACGCGATGCGACGCGAAACCATGGCCTCTATCGTGGCGATCGCCCTGGCGGTCTTGTCGCTGTGGCAGGCCGAGATGGACCGCCCAGACAGCCGAAAGGCGGCCTGA
- a CDS encoding ABC transporter ATP-binding protein, whose protein sequence is MSSEPSIRCAGIGKAFQLYAHQNDQLKQVLFGLWKKFYREKWVLHDVNFTVGKGERVGIVGRNGAGKTTLLQILCGITMPTKGVFEVDGRIAPILALGSGFDGLLTGRENARIGAAILGLSRKEVDARIEDIAAFADIGPFFEQPMRTYSMGMIARVAFAICAHADADVLIVDEALSVGDEIFQRKCERYIQEFSRTGTILMVSHDLNFLENLCDRVLWLENGVVREIGAPAKIIADYRSAMMSGQPAVVQAS, encoded by the coding sequence ATGTCATCTGAGCCCTCCATCCGCTGCGCGGGCATCGGCAAAGCCTTTCAGCTTTACGCCCATCAGAATGATCAATTGAAGCAGGTCCTCTTTGGTCTGTGGAAGAAATTCTACAGGGAAAAATGGGTCCTGCACGACGTCAATTTCACGGTAGGCAAAGGCGAGCGGGTCGGCATCGTCGGCCGCAACGGCGCGGGCAAGACGACCCTGCTGCAGATTCTGTGCGGCATCACCATGCCGACCAAGGGCGTTTTCGAGGTCGACGGCCGCATCGCGCCGATCCTTGCGCTCGGCTCCGGTTTCGACGGATTATTGACCGGGCGCGAGAACGCCCGCATCGGCGCCGCCATCCTGGGACTGTCCCGCAAGGAGGTCGACGCGCGGATCGAGGACATCGCCGCTTTCGCCGACATCGGGCCCTTCTTCGAGCAGCCGATGCGCACCTATTCGATGGGCATGATCGCGCGCGTCGCCTTCGCGATCTGCGCCCATGCGGACGCCGACGTGCTGATCGTCGACGAGGCGCTGTCGGTCGGCGATGAAATCTTCCAGCGCAAATGTGAAAGATATATTCAGGAATTCAGCCGGACCGGCACGATCCTGATGGTCTCGCACGACCTCAACTTCCTCGAAAATCTGTGCGACCGCGTGCTTTGGCTGGAAAATGGCGTGGTCCGCGAGATCGGCGCGCCCGCCAAAATCATCGCCGATTACCGCTCCGCGATGATGTCTGGGCAGCCTGCTGTTGTTCAGGCGAGTTGA
- a CDS encoding ABC transporter permease translates to MLASIPPAYVAPFERAWRHRELIRAVVRREFISRFRGSLLGPAWAVLSPLIMLLTYTVLFSITVPQLSAGMSVTEYASGIFIGLIVFNLFSELAYRAPILLHEHVNFVKRSIFPSETIAWTATIRAFTYAGVAFAVYVAFRLVTAGTLPLTIVLTPLLIVPFALFILGVVWFLMALGAFTRDVAHIMASIVPVLMFATPIFYRLEQIDAMSPSTAYWLRLNIVGDYIEMMRALALDGRLPNIFGYLIVVAVSYAIFLGGYQFFMRYKSVIVDVI, encoded by the coding sequence TTGCTCGCATCCATCCCGCCCGCCTATGTCGCCCCCTTCGAGCGGGCCTGGCGTCACCGGGAGCTGATCCGCGCCGTGGTGCGGCGCGAATTCATCTCACGCTTCCGCGGCTCGCTGCTTGGCCCCGCCTGGGCTGTGCTCTCGCCGCTCATCATGCTGCTCACCTATACGGTGCTGTTCTCCATCACCGTGCCGCAACTCTCCGCCGGCATGAGCGTGACGGAATACGCCAGCGGCATCTTCATCGGATTGATCGTCTTCAACCTCTTCAGCGAACTCGCCTATCGCGCGCCGATCCTGCTCCACGAGCATGTGAATTTCGTGAAACGCTCGATTTTTCCAAGCGAGACCATCGCCTGGACCGCGACCATTCGCGCCTTCACTTACGCCGGCGTGGCCTTTGCCGTTTACGTCGCCTTCCGACTGGTCACCGCGGGAACGCTGCCGCTGACGATCGTCTTGACGCCCCTGCTGATCGTTCCCTTCGCGCTGTTCATTTTGGGCGTGGTCTGGTTTCTCATGGCGCTCGGCGCCTTCACGCGCGACGTCGCCCATATCATGGCCTCGATCGTGCCGGTGCTCATGTTCGCGACGCCGATCTTCTACCGGCTGGAGCAGATCGACGCGATGTCGCCCTCGACAGCCTATTGGCTACGCCTCAATATTGTCGGAGATTACATAGAAATGATGCGCGCCCTGGCGCTCGACGGGCGTCTGCCGAATATTTTCGGCTATCTTATCGTCGTCGCCGTCTCCTACGCCATCTTCCTGGGCGGCTATCAGTTCTTCATGCGCTATAAATCGGTCATCGTCGATGTCATCTGA